From the Harpia harpyja isolate bHarHar1 chromosome 16, bHarHar1 primary haplotype, whole genome shotgun sequence genome, one window contains:
- the GMEB1 gene encoding glucocorticoid modulatory element-binding protein 1 isoform X1 produces MANAEVSVPVGDVVVVPSDGNEGENPEDTKTQVILQLQPVQQGIYQEGSEASAAVVAVETHTIHKLEEGIDPSTIETNEEIEIAYPITCGESKAILLWKKFVCPGINVKCVKFNDQLISPKHFVHLAGKSTLKDWKRAIRLGGIMLRKMMDSGQIDFYQHDKVCTNTCRSTKFDLLISSARAPVPGQQSVVQTPTSADGSITQIALSEESMEEGIEWNSALTAAVTMATEEGMKKDTDEISEDTLMFWKGIADVGLMEEVVCNIQKEIEEVLRGVQQRLGQSPFQMTDAAVLNNVAHTFGLMDTVKKVLDNRKNQTEQGEEQFLYTLAELERQLEEQKKLAKDQKAKSQTIQNVVLMPVSAPKPPKRPRLQRPASATVLSPSTPIQQPQFTVISPIAIAPVGQQFSVGNIPVATISQGSSPVTVHTLPSGSQLFRYATVVSSSKTSSSDTVTLHPSSSLALLSSAAMQDSGALANVAAVVNPVELVAMESGLTSTIQAVEGTSDDGQTIIEIDPAPDPEADTDESEGKAVILETELRTEEKVVGDVEDHQHQVHNVEIVVLED; encoded by the exons ATGGCGAATGCCGAAGTGAGCGTCCCTGTGGGTGATGTGGTGGTTGTACCAAGTGACGGAAACGAAGGGGAGAACCCGGAGGATACCAAAACCCAAGTGATCTTGCAGCTTCAGCCGGTGCAGCAAGG GATTTACCAAGAGGGCTCTGAGGCCAGCGCCGCCGTAGTGGCCGTCGAAACCCACACCATCCACAAGCTAGAAGAAGGGATCG ACCCCAGCACCATTGAAACGAACGAGGAAATCGAGATCGCCTATCCCATCACCTGCGGGGAGAGCAAAGCCATCCTGCTCTGGAAGAAGTTTGTCTGTCCCGGAATTAATGTCAAGTGTGTAAAG TTCAATGACCAACTGATCAGCCCGAAGCATTTTGTTCACCTGGCTGGGAAGTCTACCCTAAAGGACTGGAAGAGAGCCATTCGCCTCGGAGGAATCATGCTGAG GAAGATGATGGATTCGGGGCAAATTGACTTCTACCAGCACGACAAAGTTTGCACCAACACCTGTCGAAGCACCAAGTTTGATCTCCTCATCAGCAGCGCCAGAGCACCGGTGCCGGGGCAGCAGAGCGTGGTGCAGACTCCTACATCAGCTGACG GGAGCATCACCCAGATCGCGCTGTCAGAGGAGAGCATGGAGGAGGGGATTGAGTGGAACTCGGCTCTGACGGCTGCCGTCACCATGGCCACTGAGGAAGGCATGAAAAAGGACACGGATGAGATCTCGG AGGACACGCTGATGTTCTGGAAAGGAATAGCTGATGTGGGGCTGATGGAAGAGGTTGTGTGCAACATCCAGAAGGAGATAGAAGAAGTCCTAAGAGGCGTCCAGCAGAGGTTGGGTCAGTCTCCCTTCCAGATGACAG ATGCTGCTGTCTTGAACAACGTTGCCCACACATTTGGCCTAATGGACACAGTCAAGAAGGTTCTGGACAACAGGAAAAACCAGACAGAGCAAGGAGAGGAACAGTTTCTTTACACACTGGCAG AACTGGAGCGGCAGctggaagagcagaagaaactTGCCAAGGACCAGAAGGCAAAGTCCCAAACCATCCAGAACGTGGTGCTGATGCCCGTCAGCGCTCCCAAGCCCCCCAAGAGACCCCGCCTGCAGCGCCCAGCCTCCGCCACCGTCCTCAGCCCCTCCACCCCCATCCAGCAGCCTCAGTTCACGGTCATCTCACCCATCGCTATCGCGCCTGTCGGACAGCAGTTCTCCGTGGGCAACATCCCGGTGGCAACTATTAGCCAAGGCTCCAGCCCGGTGACTGTTCATACCTTGCCATCTGGCTCCCAGCTTTTCCGATACGCCACCGTGGTGTCCTCCTCCAAGACCAGCTCCTCCGACACAGTCACCCTCCACCCGTCCTCCAGCCTGGCGCTGCTGAGCTCGGCGGCCATGCAGGACAGCGGAGCCCTGGCGAACGTGGCGGCTGTGGTCAACCCCGTGGAACTGGTGGCCATGGAGTCCGGCCTCACTTCCACCATCCAAGCTGTGGAAGGCACCTCGGACGACGGGCAGACCATCATAGAGATCGACCCGGCACCGGATCCTGAAGCGGACACGGACGAGTCGGAGGGCAAAGCTGTGATCCTGGAGACAGAGCTGAGGACTGAGGAGAAAGTGGTGGGAGATGTGGAGGACCATCAGCACCAGGTCCATAACGTGGAGATTGTGGTCTTGGAGGACTAG
- the YTHDF2 gene encoding YTH domain-containing family protein 2 — MSASSLLEQRPKGQGNKVQNGSVHQKDGLNDDDFEPYLSPQARPNNAYTAMSDSYLPNYYSPSIGFSYSLGEAAWSTGGDPPMPYLTSYGQLSNGEPHFLPDAMFGQPGALGSTPFLGQHGFNFFPSGIDFSAWGNNSSQGQSTQSSGYSSNYAYAPSSLGGAMIDGQSAFANETLNKAPGMNTIDQGMAALKLGSTDVASSVPKVVGSAVGSGSITSNIVASNSLPPATIAPPKPTSWADIASKPAKQQPKLKTKNGIAGSSLPPPPIKHNMDIGTWDNKGPVAKAPSQALVQNIGQQPAQVSPQPVGQQINNSPPVAQASSGQQPQPLPPPPPQPAQLPVPQQAAQPTRWVAPRNRGNGFGQNGVDGNGVGQSQASSGSAPSEPHPVLEKLRSINNYNPKDFDWNPKHGRVFIIKSYSEDDIHRSIKYNIWCSTEHGNKRLDAAYRSMNGKGPVYLLFSVNGSGHFCGVAEMKSAVDYNTCAGVWSQDKWKGRFDVRWIFVKDVPNSQLRHIRLENNENKPVTNSRDTQEVPLEKAKQVLKIIATYKHTTSIFDDFSHYEKRQEEEENVKKERQGRVK; from the exons ATGTCGGCCAGCAGCCTCCTGGAGCAG AGACCTAAGGGCCAAGGCAACAAAG TGCAAAACGGATCTGTGCATCAGAAGGATGGGTTAAATGATGATGACTTTGAACCCTACTTGAGTCCCCAGGCCCGGCCG aataatgCATACACTGCAATGTCTGATTCCTACTTACCAAACTACTACAGTCCCTCCATTGGATTCTCCTACTCCTTAGGTGAAGCTGCCTGGTCTACGGGGGGTGACCCACCCATGCCCTACCTAACCTCTTACGGACAGCTGAGCAACGGGGAGCCTCACTTTCTCCCAGACGCGATGTTCGGGCAGCCAGGGGCCCTTGGCAGCACTCCATTTCTCGGGCAGCACGGCTTTAACTTCTTTCCAAGTGGGATTGACTTTTCGGCTTGGGGGAATAACAGTTCTCAGGGACAATCCACTCAAAGCTCTGGCTATAGTAGCAATTATGCCTATGCCCCTAGCTCGCTGGGTGGAGCCATGATCGACGGGCAATCTGCCTTTGCTAACGAGACTCTGAACAAGGCTCCTGGCATGAACACCATTGACCAAGGGATGGCAGCTCTGAAGCTGGGCAGCACAGATGTTGCaagcagtgtcccgaaagtcgtTGGTTCAGCTGTCGGTAGCGGATCCATTACCAGTAATATCGTGGCATCTAACAGTTTGCCTCCAGCTACTATCGCTCCTCCAAAGCCAACCTCCTGGGCTGACATTGCTAGTAAACCAGCTAAGCAGCAGCCCAAGCTGAAGACCAAGAATGGCATTGCAGGTTCGAGTCTTCCACCACCTCCAATAAAACATAACATGGATATTGGAACTTGGGATAACAAAGGGCCGGTGGCAAAAGCCCCGTCGCAGGCCTTAGTTCAGAATATTGGTCAGCAGCCAGCCCAGGTGTCCCCCCAGCCCGTGGGTCAGCAGATCAATAACAGCCCGCCGGTGGCACAGGCTTCAAgcgggcagcagccccagccgctgcccccgccgccaCCGCAGCCGGCCCAGCTGCCGGTGCCACAGCAGGCGGCTCAGCCCACCCGCTGGGTTGCCCCTCGTAATCGCGGCAATGGGTTCGGTCAAAACGGAGTGGATGGTAATGGAGTGGGACAGTCTCAGGCCAGTTCTGGTTCTGCTCCTTCGGAGCCGCACCCGGTCTTGGAGAAGTTGAGATCCATCAACAACTACAACCCCAAGGATTTTGACTGGAACCCAAAACATGGCCGGGTTTTCATCATTAAGAGTTACTCTGAGGACGATATCCACCGTTCCATTAAATATAACATCTGGTGCAGTACAGAGCACGGCAACAAGAGACTGGATGCCGCCTATCGCTCCATGAATGGGAAGGGCCCTGTTTACTTACTGTTCAGTGTCAACGGTAGTGGTCACTTCTGCGGAGTAGCAGAAATGAAATCTGCTGTGGACTATAACACGTGTGCGGGTGTGTGGTCCCAGGACAAGTGGAAGGGACGTTTTGATGTCAGGTGGATTTTTGTGAAGGACGTTCCCAACAGTCAGCTGCGACACATCCGCCTAGAGAACAACGAGAATAAACCAGTGACCAACTCCAGGGACACTCAGGAGGTGCCTCTGGAAAAGGCTAAGCAGGTGTTGAAAATCATTGCCACCTACAAGCACACCACCTCCATCTTTGATGACTTCTCACACTATGAGAAACgccaagaggaggaggaaaatgttaaAAAG
- the GMEB1 gene encoding glucocorticoid modulatory element-binding protein 1 isoform X2, protein MNDPSTIETNEEIEIAYPITCGESKAILLWKKFVCPGINVKCVKFNDQLISPKHFVHLAGKSTLKDWKRAIRLGGIMLRKMMDSGQIDFYQHDKVCTNTCRSTKFDLLISSARAPVPGQQSVVQTPTSADGSITQIALSEESMEEGIEWNSALTAAVTMATEEGMKKDTDEISEDTLMFWKGIADVGLMEEVVCNIQKEIEEVLRGVQQRLGQSPFQMTDAAVLNNVAHTFGLMDTVKKVLDNRKNQTEQGEEQFLYTLAELERQLEEQKKLAKDQKAKSQTIQNVVLMPVSAPKPPKRPRLQRPASATVLSPSTPIQQPQFTVISPIAIAPVGQQFSVGNIPVATISQGSSPVTVHTLPSGSQLFRYATVVSSSKTSSSDTVTLHPSSSLALLSSAAMQDSGALANVAAVVNPVELVAMESGLTSTIQAVEGTSDDGQTIIEIDPAPDPEADTDESEGKAVILETELRTEEKVVGDVEDHQHQVHNVEIVVLED, encoded by the exons ATGAATG ACCCCAGCACCATTGAAACGAACGAGGAAATCGAGATCGCCTATCCCATCACCTGCGGGGAGAGCAAAGCCATCCTGCTCTGGAAGAAGTTTGTCTGTCCCGGAATTAATGTCAAGTGTGTAAAG TTCAATGACCAACTGATCAGCCCGAAGCATTTTGTTCACCTGGCTGGGAAGTCTACCCTAAAGGACTGGAAGAGAGCCATTCGCCTCGGAGGAATCATGCTGAG GAAGATGATGGATTCGGGGCAAATTGACTTCTACCAGCACGACAAAGTTTGCACCAACACCTGTCGAAGCACCAAGTTTGATCTCCTCATCAGCAGCGCCAGAGCACCGGTGCCGGGGCAGCAGAGCGTGGTGCAGACTCCTACATCAGCTGACG GGAGCATCACCCAGATCGCGCTGTCAGAGGAGAGCATGGAGGAGGGGATTGAGTGGAACTCGGCTCTGACGGCTGCCGTCACCATGGCCACTGAGGAAGGCATGAAAAAGGACACGGATGAGATCTCGG AGGACACGCTGATGTTCTGGAAAGGAATAGCTGATGTGGGGCTGATGGAAGAGGTTGTGTGCAACATCCAGAAGGAGATAGAAGAAGTCCTAAGAGGCGTCCAGCAGAGGTTGGGTCAGTCTCCCTTCCAGATGACAG ATGCTGCTGTCTTGAACAACGTTGCCCACACATTTGGCCTAATGGACACAGTCAAGAAGGTTCTGGACAACAGGAAAAACCAGACAGAGCAAGGAGAGGAACAGTTTCTTTACACACTGGCAG AACTGGAGCGGCAGctggaagagcagaagaaactTGCCAAGGACCAGAAGGCAAAGTCCCAAACCATCCAGAACGTGGTGCTGATGCCCGTCAGCGCTCCCAAGCCCCCCAAGAGACCCCGCCTGCAGCGCCCAGCCTCCGCCACCGTCCTCAGCCCCTCCACCCCCATCCAGCAGCCTCAGTTCACGGTCATCTCACCCATCGCTATCGCGCCTGTCGGACAGCAGTTCTCCGTGGGCAACATCCCGGTGGCAACTATTAGCCAAGGCTCCAGCCCGGTGACTGTTCATACCTTGCCATCTGGCTCCCAGCTTTTCCGATACGCCACCGTGGTGTCCTCCTCCAAGACCAGCTCCTCCGACACAGTCACCCTCCACCCGTCCTCCAGCCTGGCGCTGCTGAGCTCGGCGGCCATGCAGGACAGCGGAGCCCTGGCGAACGTGGCGGCTGTGGTCAACCCCGTGGAACTGGTGGCCATGGAGTCCGGCCTCACTTCCACCATCCAAGCTGTGGAAGGCACCTCGGACGACGGGCAGACCATCATAGAGATCGACCCGGCACCGGATCCTGAAGCGGACACGGACGAGTCGGAGGGCAAAGCTGTGATCCTGGAGACAGAGCTGAGGACTGAGGAGAAAGTGGTGGGAGATGTGGAGGACCATCAGCACCAGGTCCATAACGTGGAGATTGTGGTCTTGGAGGACTAG